The stretch of DNA aaatagaaacaaactacaggaaaatgtatttaacaaaatattttaggtCCATAACCTTCAGGTTAATATCCTCTGAACTACTTCTATcacttcatttgaaaaattggaaaattaagaaaagactGTCTTTTATCAAAGGTCACAAAGTGGACCTGAACCAAAGTTATCTGACATGTTCTTCACATCATTTGgcatctgtttcttttctccatgCAGGCAGTAGAGAAAATACTCTACCCTTAAACATGGCCAATCTCACTGTGGTGACAGGATTCATCCTCTTGGGCTTTTCCAACATCTGGGAGCTACAGGTCTTACATGCCATCCTCTTCTTGTTAATCTACCTGGTGGCTCTGATGGGTAACATACTCATTTTCACCCTCATCTCTCTTGATGGGAAACTCCACACCCCTATGTATTTCTTCCTAAAGAACTTATCCTTTTTAGATCTTTGTCTTATTTCCATCACAGTCCCCAAATCAATTGCAAACTCACCAACTCGCACCAACTCCATCTCTTTCTTGGGGTGTATATCACAGCTCTTTTTAATGATGTTATTTGTAGCATCAGAGCTTTCTCTCCTCACAGTGATGTCCTATGACCGCTATGTGGCCATTTGTCAGCCCCTGCACTATGAAGTCATCATGACCAGAGGAGCTTGTGTGAAGATGGCAGCTGCTTCCTGGTTCAGTGGAAGTTTGTTTGGGGCCCTGTACTCAGCTAGTACTTTCATTTTGCCCTTCTGTGGCTCCAAAGAAATCCACCAGTTCTTCTGCGATGTCCCTCCCTTGCTCAGAATCTCCTGCTCTGAGACACAGCTTGCAGCTGATGTCACTATGGCTTTTGGGTTTGGTTTAGCAGTTTTCTGCTTTATTTATATCACAATCTCTTACAGCCACATATTCTCAACTGTACTGAAGATACCAACTTCAGAGGGTAGGTCAAAAGCCTTCTCCACTTGCCTGCCCCACCTCATCGTTCTCATGATTTTTATCACAACAGGTGTCATTGCTCATCTAAAGCCACCCCAGGAATCTGATTCAGTTCTAGATCTGTTGTTGTCCATGTTCTATACAGTGGTGCCCCCAATGCTGAACCCTATCATCTATAGCCTGAGGAACAAGGACATGAAGACTGCTCTGATGAAACTTATCGCCTGGAAATACTTCTCAAACGGATTAATACCAAAGTCTTTTCCATGATCACATGCCTgtgcatatatttacacacacatataaacacacatttacatacatacaggtttgcatatgtgtatttatttcatattatgcATATCTATgtttacacatgtgtatatgtttcaTACATATTGATATAGCACTTCAATATGCGTTACTGACTTAAATTCCTTGCTACTATGTCCATGTCAAGCTCACCAATTTTAAAACATTGACTCCCAGATTGTCTGGAGAATTATAACAATATGGTTGCAATGTATACTCATTTCACtcctgaaacaaataaaatatgaaaaagggtacttaactgaaaaaaattgtatttgaaGGTCTAGTGAtaatttgtcaattttttttcttaacaagtAGTTGCATGGAATGATAGAAAATATTATCTCTCTTGAAAACATATGAAGAATGACTCAGGATGCCATAACTTAcagtgaagcatgaaaaggtctTTATATGTCTATTTTGCTTTACagttttgtaaaatgctttcacAGTCCAATATGTGATCACCAAAATAATAGGGATAATTAGGAAAAGTGTTATCATCACTTTATGTTTAAGGATAACTAACATTTTCAAAATCTACAGTAAATTATAGCATTCTGATTCAAGTATTCATCTAGTTGAAGTCACATGTTTCCTTCTACTCCATGTTGTCAGTTGTTAAGTAAACAGTTGATATAAATTGATGAGATTTCAAAATGCTATTTTTCAAATAActaattttctttctgaaaagtgTTAGTCTCTTGATTTAACCTTCAAATTTAGAAAATAAGTACAGAAATCCAGAATTGGGAGGGATGAAAAAGGCCAGTCCTCTAGTCTACCCTATACTTAAACTTGACCCATAAAAACATCCACAATTCAGGATCATCCAAATTTCATGTGATTattttcagtgaggcagagtaaCTTCATACAAGAGCAAACCATTccacttttacattttttttaattgttcagaCATTTTCCTCTCATTAGTGCAAACATTCCTCTCTGAAATTTTTACCCATTGAGCCTACTTCCACTAGCCCTCTCACTGAAATGTAGGTTGTTTGGGCTGGCTATATTAAGAGCATGAAAGCTAAGTAATCCACGTGTTCTGATCATACAAATGATACATTTAACATGTAGAATCCCATTTAAACAGTAAAATTCTTACAAGAGCAGAATATAACTTGATTTGTGTTGCCATTATATACAGAAAAGACACTCTGTTTGCTTTAAATCTGTTACCCCAGAGACTGTAACATTATGTCTACTTTGGAAGAAAGTAAATACGTATTTAAGACCATACTTTAAAATGTCCAGCTAAGtccatatatttaaatatgtatttaaagTTTCTTTGAACATATATCCCTATACAGGATAACTAAgtaagccctccctcactcagaacaaagtcaagtgcaagtcatgtcatcatttctctgatggcatgatcttctttggcaacaaaggacgaacacaaacaaTGAGTAAGAAAGGGTCTGTATAGTAAATgtttcatattcatatatatatatatatacatatatgtacgtacataatacatacacagagagagagagagagagagagagagagagagagaaagatgagtaGGTGGTGctgtgaatagagtgctgaagttgaagtcagaaagatgtaagttcaaatctagcctaagaaatttcctagctgtgtgactttgaccaagtcacttaacctctgtttgcctatgGATTAGTGATCCACTgaacaaggaaatgacaaaccacttcagtgtgtctgccaagaaaattctataaACTGAGGTCCATGGGGCCACAAGGAATTGTACATGACTGAATGAgtaaacaacatatatacatatgtacgtatgtatgtatatatgtatatgtgtgtgtatgtatatatgtatatggatagtATTATGTGAACATTTTATTAATTTCcattatataattacatatgaacacaatatattacataatattcaATATTAGAGATAGGCTGATAAGTAGAAGATATTTGCTTACTTTTAAAACACACTCACAACTTTGGTTTTCTGGGTGGCACAGTTTGGAAAAAAGGTTGTCTGCAACAGTCCTGAACTGTTTTAAGGGCAGTTGTTTTCTAGCCTTCcaattgttaaaaaaaagttatcagaGTGAAGAAAAGGGGCATCTGCAAAACTAGCCGTGGATTCAGAGCGTGGCCCACTGGTACCCAAAATAAATACCAAAGTATGTATTTGAATGGAGGCAATAGATAAACCATTGTATCTCAATCAATCAAAATGCTAGAAAGACCAGAGATGGGAAATctggaagggaagaagtagaTAGAAAGGTACTCTCAAATTAAAGAGTAGtttaaaataaatagacaaaTCTTGGATACTGCTCTCCCTTGAATGGATACACCAAAATTTGAAGAGAGTTGATGGGGAGCAGCTGATATATGGGTTCCTTCATAAGCCAAGATTAAAATGTCCCACACCTGAAAGTgacaaaaaaatgagaggaaaagtcATTGTACTCTTCAATAAACTTCACTAAGGTTTGTTGAAAATtatattgggtttttttcttttatttttctaatgggACTACCTGCTTGCCATATGGCAATATAAATAATGTTTGGTCATCAGATAATAGTAACCTCTCAGAACACCCAATTATAAATCACTGCCTAAAAACATGTTAACTTGAATTCATCGAGGGCAACCAGAGGCTCCCTTATATTATTATTGCCACAGTCTTTTCTCTCAAGGGGCTTATCTACAAATAAGGGAAGACAACCAATAACAGAATTCATAGGCAAGAGAGATTGAAAGGTCTAGTAGTCCTTAGGTTAGAGCAGTGAGACAAGTGGTAAGATAACTTTTTTACCgttatttccatttataaaacCATAACCATTTCTGATCACACTATTTGACAAtgcaaaagacatttttttttgaatAATTGGTAGCTATGGCTACTGAAAAAATACCTGCAGATGGAGTTACCAGGTCTCCCATCCTAAAGGGTAATCCTCTATATGGCAGCTGGAGGGACTGGGCTAGAAACAGCAGTTGTCTAGTGTGCTATTATTTCTAGCACTGTTGggcttgttgacctgaaaacttgttaagaaaaggcaacaggctaaatgcatacattttatgatttaattaattaattaatcaattccccataaagaaaacggttacatagcgctatggagccaggatcagaactggctgccttagtacagaaattgactctCTTGAGTACATTTtgtcatgagaaagaaactcttctaattaagcaaatcataaattcagtaagacaggacaattaacaaagcaatgttagtcaggccttgagatttcaggctgggtaagcatatgtcttggtgataaggaaagaaaccccaccactagtaagtggcaggcttcctcccctaaacagacaattgacataggaaagggtaaacaatgttcaatagaaattatgatctaagatgtctatattttctttaccattaatatgccataacatagtatatgtctacagataataagattcaaaggaaagtctcattattcaagatatagtgtcttaggttaaaggtctccttaaggagtggagaatcggccttggctggcttttgctgacataggaagaggcactctctgagtttatttcagagagaacaaagagatcactccaaaattttatattaaacattatcaggcTCAAAGACCAAGACTGTCTCTATCGAAGTTTGAGAGGAAGTATTGATTGATATGGCGATGGGGGTGcagtttgacttgcctggcacatgaAGTCTCCTATTGTTTTCCACATTTTGCTGCTTCAGGTAAGCCGCCTATTTAATCAGTGCTGAACAGGCAACTTTTTGTTGCCTATTTGTCCTGCACAAAATCACTCAGGATCGATCCCTTCTCTCCATTGACACAGTTATCACTTTAGTTCAGGCTTTCATCACTGCTAGTCTAGATAATTGCAACATTCTCCTACCAACCCTCCCTATTTCAAGTCTCTCATCACTCCAGAATATTTGGTATACTactaacaaaataattttacttaaGAGCAGATCTGACAATATCACTATCCAACTCAATCAATTCTGCTAGCTTCCTATTgtctcaaggataaaatataaactccttaattCAGCTTTTAAAGGACTTTAGGAACTGACCCTGATGAGATACAAACCCAAGCCAAGACTTTTTCGCTTGGATTGGGAGtgcttttgtcccatttttcTGAAGGGCTCCTGAAAGTCTGGCCTTGGGGtagggctccttggattccccttccatttctcccaggtcAGATACTCCCTATCtcctttttgcattcttttgatattcctccctttgattCTATTACCAatcactcccatcaggatcctccttgggtttgatctatcaagaccgttcctgggaccccagactacttagcaacacctggattcttcttcttccctcttttctgtatttaagttccatcttgcctccatgaaggtgctcaggtttaatccagctcagactctgtttagctgagattctatctggcctgcttgtcaatatGAGCATTACAAAAGATTAGGCCCCTTAAGAGTCAATCCAGtctggcaaatctttaataaactttgtttttctttggctttgagAAGATATGTatcaaattcattcgagcaggacccgaTGGGTCAGTATTTTGGGGTACAGCATCCCAACCTCAAAGTTTTGGTTCTTGATCTGGAAgaactgctaatctcaagttcttctgccaaGACTGGAAAGTATATAAGCCTCCCTGTCTCCCTATCCCCTTCTcactctccaagcaccttggaaggggttttcaactctgacctcaggTTCCAGTAGGTCAGGCAGCTAGAAGGCTGTCTTTCACTCAGCCTGACGCTCTCAGGTTGTCGGTGCAGTGGCTATGTTGGAAGCCATGAACCTGGGCACAAGGAGAGATGCCCTATCAGGAAGTGTGTGCCCCGCTGTCTGAACTCCCTGGGTGCTAGGgaattagggaaattggttttgGACCTCTCAGGTTGCAGCAGGTCAGGCAGCAGAAGGCTGTCTTACACTCAGCCTGACGCTCTCAGGTTGTTGGTCCAGTGGCTGGGTTTGAGGCCATGGACCTGGGCACACCCTCCAAAGCATAGACAAGGACAGATGCCCTGTCAGGAAGCACGTGTCCAACTCTCTGAATTCCCTGGGCACTAGGCAATTAGGGAAACGTCAGttacttttttcctcttgtttctttTCAAGACTTACTTCACGTCCTCCTTTACAGAGGGAGGGACTTCCAACCCCATGTCTGTAATGGATCAACCCTCTTCAATTCCCAAACATTCGCCTTTGGGTTGTCTcttacaaaactggaaaaaatttagaTTCTCTAAAgaacatataaagaaaaaattggtGTGTTTTTGAAACATAGATTGGCTtcagtatcacctggaggacGTGAAGTATGGCCCATTtttgggaccttacaatgtaatactCTTTTACAATTAGAGTTATATTgtcaccaaaaaggaaaatggatggAAATACCCTACATAATGGCCTTCGTCAAGgtctctcaggaccccattcaaagaaaagattgtaagatgcttgtagccaGAGCCACCCCACAGAAAGACAATGAGGGTGAATTGGACATTTGGGTCTCGGCCTCACCTCCTTCCCTATCCCCATTCCCTCCATCCCAACTCCTATTCTCACCCCAATCTCCCACAGCCCCACCTGCTGCTCCCTTACCTCTCCCAAACCTGGCCTCCCCCTCCTTGGCCaccccttctttctcttggtttcccttcccttttcctctatcCCAATTCCCCTTGACTCCTACCTCATTTATCTTCCATATCTCCTATCCTgtatctcctctcctccctcctcagaGAAGTTGCTGAGGTGGCTCCCTCTGCAGTCCCTCTCCCTGGGGCAACATTCAGTCAGGTCTCAGGCCCCACCCCCACAGTAGTCTCTGGGGTATCTCCCCCTCTAACCCCTTTGCCTCCTCAGGTGCTAGCTGATCTTTTTCCCCCAGCCAGCTCGATCCCTTGACCTTGCACTCCAATCCAGTTCAGTTAGCATTTCCCAGCCTCTTCCTCATGAAAACCAGGACTTCCTACCAAGCTCTTGCCCCCACAGCTCCTCAAGTCCCATTCTCCATCTCAGACTTcattcaggttaaagagaaactggggagatattCTGAAGACTCCACTAAGattactgagggttttagggacattTTACTACAATCTGAACTTTCTTGGAATGATCTGCATATTTGTTCTCTGCCTGCTGTACAACTGAGGAGAAGAAGACTATATGGGAACATACCCAAAAGTTTTGGGGATCGATTGGCTAGCAATGATCCCACAAAATACCCCgcaggagcagctgctgttcccactagTGACCCAGAATGAgattatcaaaagagtgaggatagaggaaagagagtCCATaaggtaatttgcctgttagaaggcctaaaaactgcatttcaaaataaagtaaattgtcaaaaagttagggaaattactcaggaagaaaaggaaaaccctgccccTTTTCAGGACCAACTAGTacaagctattaaaaagcatacaaatttggatcctgactccacaGAGGGGGCAGCAATCTTTAGCATATATTtcattaatcagtctgccccagatattaggaggaaattGCAGAAATTAGCAATGGGACCCCAAATACCTCAGGCccaattactggagatggcctttggagtctttaatgATAGAGACCTtgttgcagcagaggaaagagaacacaTGTGAAGGGCCAGAGACAGGGAGCATGttcaattcttggctgctgccaTGGCCAGGAAAAAATCCAGGAACTACCCCTGCAGGGTGCCCCCTTGGAGGAAGCTCAactacttgggcagtggggaaacctgttTTCaatgccacaaggagggtcactgggcCAAGGAGTGCTCCTCCAGGGCACCCCCCAGAAGGAACCCCAGGAACTGACACCTGTGGAACCatgcccatgtgaccaggagggaCATTGAAGGAAGGATTGTCCCTCAgtttggaaaagtggtggagctaCCCCCAGTACcatgtcctccagtcttctcaagactcaGAATGACAGGAAAGCCTCggtgctggcagtgctcccactttcttcatctctctcacCAAGCATGGGGCAAAAATCGAGGGtaaaggtaaggttacccactttaacatggctaaattctctgtTTTAACTAATTACTCTAGCCCTACCCATCCCTTGACCCCTCCGGTCAGAGGCATGGAAAGgaaaactaaggaatgtctccaaacataccccctccccagcctacttgaggatctgttgtttaaacactctTTCCTTATGTCCTCCTCTGGCCCTGCCCCCTTGTTGGAAAGgaacctgatggtgaaattgaggagcaaattttctctagttaaacctcccatctccctttttgCCTTTGTTCACTAAATCTACCCATGTTCGCTTAAAAGTGTGGGAGACAGTCCAGCCAATTGTTTGGGATCTGGGAATTCCAGGGGCAactacttctgccaccccagctATTGTTGCCTCCCAGACCCTAAAGTGTTCCCTCTTCACAGGCAATATCTATTTAAGCCTGAGGTCagggaaggactacaacctttcACTGAAAAATTCCCCAAGTATAATATCCTTGTCCTTTACTCATCTCCATGCAACTCTGCAATCCTTCCCACAAAAAAAGCCTAATagagaatactcacaatttatttttgcctttgaatggaCTCTTCCTAGGaaatcaagtccatatcagctaacGTGGACAGTCTTGCCCAAAGGGTTTtgagataaccctcatttatttggccaggcttcAGGAATGGATTTAAAGAACCTGAAACTAGCAGatagtagcttaattcagtatgtgcatgatattcttatttgtagccccacacAGGCGAGTTCTTTGGTCGCTCctacagaagcccttaatttcttgggcATTCAAGGTTATGGGGTCtctgaacaaagtccagatagcatgccagtccatcaagtatctgggccatgaactcactccttaacctctgagagaaaaaggacaatcctgtctatccctgttccagtCACTAAGGAACAAGTTTGAATGTTTTTAGGCATGGTTGGATTTTGTAGACTTTGGATTTCTAATTTTGGTTTGattgctaaacccctttatgaccctactcagggcattgactcagaccaggctaaaccttttgagactctgaaaactaatttgaccaccaccccagCAGTAGCCCCACTCATCCTagaaaaacctttcactctgtatgttgatgaaaggagaggacaggctttggaaGTCTTAACCTTAGTACCACACCCTAGGCTATTTTTGGtcgatgtttttatttactccaAAGGTGCTTTCCTTGTTCTATATGCCCATGGAGTAATCAGACTggaaaaaactcccctatcaaacatagCCTTCTATGTTCTGGCCTTGCCATAGTCTTCTTTAATCCCCTCcaggaaaaatttctttttctttttacttctctctctcttgtgaaaatatttccttttgaaATGGCAGTGATAGTGTTaaccccttttctcctcctccctgataCTTTAAATACACTTTAGCCTCCAAAAGTGGGAGGATAAGTCCTTGGTCAAACTGAGAAACTCAATAGGCAGGGGGGAAAGTCAACTTTTGTGAAAAGTTCTCCTCCCCAGTACGACTTCCTCAGAGGTCTATGCCACCCCTTTTATGTTGGTCACCCCTCTATGGGCTACTCTTTCCATCTCAACACCTTGCTTACTTTACATTGGCCAGCTGTACCAGTTGTTCCAAGGGGGCATTTCCTACTTACACTTTAATCTATCCTTCCCCTTACTCTCCTAGTAGGTTTAAGGCACAATGGCACAGCTCCTTCTAGTTACAGTACTTTTATTGATCTTTTAAAGATACCCCTCTCTACTGGGAGCTTAATGTGCAACCACTGAGATCCTTGGGGCACTCAGACTCAGACCATAATAACATAGTGCCCTCAAATCATCTTCTTCATGGGAATCCTGGCTTCTTTCTATACTtgcccctattcttattcctCTACTGCCTATAACTCTTTTGTACCTGTTTGATTTGTTTGCTTAACATCCTTGCCAGATTTGTCTTTTCCAAAGTgaaagccatcaacttccagatgacagcccaggctatataccaacctccaactgaatccaaggtctccagcccaccGGACCTGGCACTGCCCAGATTCTGAAgcctgaccccttgaacaggacctgGAGAGGCAGGGACAACTTTATgacccttgccagcaggaagcagttttagaagctgagacctttgccccttagcgcaaaagaatttgggtcccacCTGGTTGAGGGAGG from Notamacropus eugenii isolate mMacEug1 chromosome Y, mMacEug1.pri_v2, whole genome shotgun sequence encodes:
- the LOC140516573 gene encoding olfactory receptor 14A2-like, with product MANLTVVTGFILLGFSNIWELQVLHAILFLLIYLVALMGNILIFTLISLDGKLHTPMYFFLKNLSFLDLCLISITVPKSIANSPTRTNSISFLGCISQLFLMMLFVASELSLLTVMSYDRYVAICQPLHYEVIMTRGACVKMAAASWFSGSLFGALYSASTFILPFCGSKEIHQFFCDVPPLLRISCSETQLAADVTMAFGFGLAVFCFIYITISYSHIFSTVLKIPTSEGRSKAFSTCLPHLIVLMIFITTGVIAHLKPPQESDSVLDLLLSMFYTVVPPMLNPIIYSLRNKDMKTALMKLIAWKYFSNGLIPKSFP